A genomic stretch from Salvelinus namaycush isolate Seneca chromosome 25, SaNama_1.0, whole genome shotgun sequence includes:
- the LOC120020342 gene encoding dnaJ homolog subfamily B member 6-like isoform X1: protein MVEYYQILGVQRNASQEDIKKAYRKLALKWHPDKNPENKEEAEKKFKELSEAYEVLSDANKRNMYDRYGKEGLTTNNGGGGGHYHNGDHFNEGFTFRNPEDVFREFFGGRDPFADFFGGDPFGDEFFGGGRRHHRGVSRSRTGGPFFGGFGGFPPFGAGFTAFEPGPVCTVKLCRGESGFTSFGHMGHMGHMGQMGQMGQMSHMGHLGGGGGGHGGFTAFSTSFGGGGGGGGGGMGNFRSVSTSTKFINGRKITTKRIVENGQERVEVEEDGQLRSLTINGTKPNAAVLQEECRQTVTAHSSSAHASRAPVSRPPHHHVKTSSHSHNPDREEGRSPASGHSENKRKKPMPEPTEDAKKRKT from the exons ATGGTGGAATATTATCAAATTTTAGGTGTCCAAAGAAATGCATCTCAGGAAGACATTAAAAAAGC GTACAGAAAATTGGCACTAAAATGGCATCCAGATAAAAACCCAGAAAATAAGGAAGAGGCAGAGAAAAAGTTCAAGGAACTTTCTGAGGCCTATGAAGTTCTGTCAGATG CCAACAAGAGGAACATGTATGATCGCTATGGTAAAGAAGGTCTAACAACAAACAACGGAGGAGGTG GTGGACATTACCACAATGGTGATCACTTCAACGAAGGGTTCACGTTCCGCAATCCAGAAGACGTCTTCAGGGAGTTCTTTGGGGGTCGAGATCCTTTTGCTGATTTCTTTG GAGGGGATCCGTTTGGGGATGAGTTTTTTGGTGGAGGGCGGAGGCACCACAGGGGGGTGAGCAGGAGTCGGACGGGGGGTCCCTTCTTCGGGGGATTCGGAGGCTTCCCACCCTTCGGTGCAGGTTTTACAGCATTTGAACCAG GTCCTGTCTGTACTGTCAAACTGTGTAGGGGTGAGTCGG GCTTTACCTCTTTTGGACACATGGGTCACATGGGTCACATGGGTCAGATGGGTCAGATGGGTCAGATGAGCCACATGGGTCATCTGGGAGGAGGAGGCGGCGGCCACGGCGGCTTCACCGCCTTCTCCACCTCTTTTGgcggtgggggtgggggtggaggtggtgggATGGGCAACTTCCGCTCTGTGTCAACCTCCACCAAATTCATCAACGGCAGGAAAATCACAACAAAAAG AATTGTGGAGAATGGACAGGAACGAGTAGAGGTGGAAGAAGACGGACAGTTAAGATCACTAACCATCAATG gGACAAAGCCTAATGCCGCAGTCCTACAGGAGGAGTGCAGACAAACTGTTACTGCACACTCCTCTAGTGCACACGCCTCCCGGGCCCCTGTTTCCcgtcctcctcatcatcatgtaAAGACTTCCTCCCACAGTCACAatccagacagagaggagggaaggagccCTGCTTCAG GACACAGTGAAAACAAGAGGAAGAAACCCATGCCCGAGCCCACAGAGGATGCCAAAAAGAGAAAAACATAA
- the LOC120020342 gene encoding dnaJ homolog subfamily B member 6-like isoform X3, whose translation MVEYYQILGVQRNASQEDIKKAYRKLALKWHPDKNPENKEEAEKKFKELSEAYEVLSDANKRNMYDRYGKEGLTTNNGGGGGHYHNGDHFNEGFTFRNPEDVFREFFGGRDPFADFFGGDPFGDEFFGGGRRHHRGVSRSRTGGPFFGGFGGFPPFGAGFTAFEPGPVCTVKLCRGESGFTSFGHMGHMGHMGQMGQMGQMSHMGHLGGGGGGHGGFTAFSTSFGGGGGGGGGGMGNFRSVSTSTKFINGRKITTKRIVENGQERVEVEEDGQLRSLTINGKEQLLRLDNK comes from the exons ATGGTGGAATATTATCAAATTTTAGGTGTCCAAAGAAATGCATCTCAGGAAGACATTAAAAAAGC GTACAGAAAATTGGCACTAAAATGGCATCCAGATAAAAACCCAGAAAATAAGGAAGAGGCAGAGAAAAAGTTCAAGGAACTTTCTGAGGCCTATGAAGTTCTGTCAGATG CCAACAAGAGGAACATGTATGATCGCTATGGTAAAGAAGGTCTAACAACAAACAACGGAGGAGGTG GTGGACATTACCACAATGGTGATCACTTCAACGAAGGGTTCACGTTCCGCAATCCAGAAGACGTCTTCAGGGAGTTCTTTGGGGGTCGAGATCCTTTTGCTGATTTCTTTG GAGGGGATCCGTTTGGGGATGAGTTTTTTGGTGGAGGGCGGAGGCACCACAGGGGGGTGAGCAGGAGTCGGACGGGGGGTCCCTTCTTCGGGGGATTCGGAGGCTTCCCACCCTTCGGTGCAGGTTTTACAGCATTTGAACCAG GTCCTGTCTGTACTGTCAAACTGTGTAGGGGTGAGTCGG GCTTTACCTCTTTTGGACACATGGGTCACATGGGTCACATGGGTCAGATGGGTCAGATGGGTCAGATGAGCCACATGGGTCATCTGGGAGGAGGAGGCGGCGGCCACGGCGGCTTCACCGCCTTCTCCACCTCTTTTGgcggtgggggtgggggtggaggtggtgggATGGGCAACTTCCGCTCTGTGTCAACCTCCACCAAATTCATCAACGGCAGGAAAATCACAACAAAAAG AATTGTGGAGAATGGACAGGAACGAGTAGAGGTGGAAGAAGACGGACAGTTAAGATCACTAACCATCAATGGTAAGGAACAACTACTGCGACTGGATAACAAGTAA
- the LOC120020342 gene encoding dnaJ homolog subfamily B member 6-like isoform X2 encodes MVEYYQILGVQRNASQEDIKKAYRKLALKWHPDKNPENKEEAEKKFKELSEAYEVLSDANKRNMYDRYGKEGLTTNNGGGGGHYHNGDHFNEGFTFRNPEDVFREFFGGRDPFADFFGGDPFGDEFFGGGRRHHRGVSRSRTGGPFFGGFGGFPPFGAGFTAFEPGFTSFGHMGHMGHMGQMGQMGQMSHMGHLGGGGGGHGGFTAFSTSFGGGGGGGGGGMGNFRSVSTSTKFINGRKITTKRIVENGQERVEVEEDGQLRSLTINGTKPNAAVLQEECRQTVTAHSSSAHASRAPVSRPPHHHVKTSSHSHNPDREEGRSPASGHSENKRKKPMPEPTEDAKKRKT; translated from the exons ATGGTGGAATATTATCAAATTTTAGGTGTCCAAAGAAATGCATCTCAGGAAGACATTAAAAAAGC GTACAGAAAATTGGCACTAAAATGGCATCCAGATAAAAACCCAGAAAATAAGGAAGAGGCAGAGAAAAAGTTCAAGGAACTTTCTGAGGCCTATGAAGTTCTGTCAGATG CCAACAAGAGGAACATGTATGATCGCTATGGTAAAGAAGGTCTAACAACAAACAACGGAGGAGGTG GTGGACATTACCACAATGGTGATCACTTCAACGAAGGGTTCACGTTCCGCAATCCAGAAGACGTCTTCAGGGAGTTCTTTGGGGGTCGAGATCCTTTTGCTGATTTCTTTG GAGGGGATCCGTTTGGGGATGAGTTTTTTGGTGGAGGGCGGAGGCACCACAGGGGGGTGAGCAGGAGTCGGACGGGGGGTCCCTTCTTCGGGGGATTCGGAGGCTTCCCACCCTTCGGTGCAGGTTTTACAGCATTTGAACCAG GCTTTACCTCTTTTGGACACATGGGTCACATGGGTCACATGGGTCAGATGGGTCAGATGGGTCAGATGAGCCACATGGGTCATCTGGGAGGAGGAGGCGGCGGCCACGGCGGCTTCACCGCCTTCTCCACCTCTTTTGgcggtgggggtgggggtggaggtggtgggATGGGCAACTTCCGCTCTGTGTCAACCTCCACCAAATTCATCAACGGCAGGAAAATCACAACAAAAAG AATTGTGGAGAATGGACAGGAACGAGTAGAGGTGGAAGAAGACGGACAGTTAAGATCACTAACCATCAATG gGACAAAGCCTAATGCCGCAGTCCTACAGGAGGAGTGCAGACAAACTGTTACTGCACACTCCTCTAGTGCACACGCCTCCCGGGCCCCTGTTTCCcgtcctcctcatcatcatgtaAAGACTTCCTCCCACAGTCACAatccagacagagaggagggaaggagccCTGCTTCAG GACACAGTGAAAACAAGAGGAAGAAACCCATGCCCGAGCCCACAGAGGATGCCAAAAAGAGAAAAACATAA